The Periplaneta americana isolate PAMFEO1 chromosome 2, P.americana_PAMFEO1_priV1, whole genome shotgun sequence genome has a window encoding:
- the LOC138690982 gene encoding zinc finger protein OZF-like: MDVIKKEMEIDPLSPEIDEAIREEGDALRMKGSTLKMEVDEIKMEPSELTCDFASDIKCEENEVSITFPVLKSEIERQWCDVDAVKEDLLPDTTEDDIELTDRPVHEHCKGDIGDHEIDASDKSLNHSIHPQTHIKQTHEDYGSGDMPSSEENLKFEFFIENLIAAQLVKENKLNDLEDRVCSKTYTQTDGLLTHTATLMNTKTFKCDFCEKCFVRKGHLMNHISTHADDKIFKCDICDKCFRQKQYLINHISTHTGDKTFKCNFCDMYFRQKQHLKNHSLTHTNLKPFKCDICDKSFARIDYLTKHVLTHTGVKAFKCDICDRSLSDKRGLENHRRAHTDDRPFKCNICEKSFVGLTHLRRHTLLHGIKKPFECDKCEKSFARPDYLRRHALTHTLDKLFKCDACEKSFSRVYDLRQHALSHTGDKPFKCET, from the exons ATGGATGTCATTAAGAAGGAAATGGAGATTGATCCATTATCTCCAGAGATTGACGAAGCAATTAGAGAAGAAGGAGATGCTCTCCGGATG aaaGGGAGTACGTTAAAAATGGAAGTCGATGAAATCAAAATGGAACCTTCTGAGCTCACCTGTGATTTCGCATCAGACATAAAATGCGAAGAAAATGAAGTTTCCATTACATTCCCAGTCTTGAAGTCTGAAATTGAG AGACAATGGTGCGATGTAGATGCTGTTAAAGAGGATCTGCTGCCAGACACGACAGAGGATGATATTGAATTGACTGACAG GCCTGTACATGAACATTGCAAAGGAGATATCGGAGACCACGAGATTGACGCGTCTGACAAATCTCTTAATCATTCGATCCACCCACAAACACACATCAAGCAAACGCACGAGGATTATGGCTCTGGAGATATGCCTTCCAGTGAGGAAAATTTGAAGTTCGAATTTTTCATCGAAAACCTTATTGCAGCTCAGCTTGTGAAAGAAAACAAACTTAATGATTTAGAAGATAGAGTTTGTAGTAAAACTTACACACAAACTGATGGTCTTCTAACGCACACAGCAACTCTCATGAACACAAAGACTTTCAAGTGCGACTTTTGTGAGAAGTGTTTTGTACGAAAAGGGCATCTTATGAATCATATATCAACTCACGCAGATGATAAGATATTCAAATGCGACATTTGTGATAAATGTTTTAGACAAAAGCAATATCTTATAAACCATATTTCAACTCATACAGGTGATAAAACTTTCAAATGCAACTTTTGTGATATGTATTTCAGACAAAAGCAGCATCTAAAAAACCATTCATTAACTCACACAAACttgaagccattcaaatgcgacatTTGTGATAAAAGTTTTGCACGAATTGATTATCTTACAAAGCATGTATTAACTCACACAGGTGTTAAGGCTTTCAAGTGCGACATTTGTGATAGGAGTCTCTCAGATAAGCGAGGTCTTGAAAATCATAGAAGAGCTCATACAGATGATAGGCCATTTAAATGTAACATTTGTGAAAAGAGTTTCGTAGGGCTTACTCATCTTCGCAGACACACATTATTGCACGGAATTAAGAAGCCTTTCGAATGTGACAAATGTGAGAAGAGTTTCGCTAGGCCTGATTATCTTCGACGTCATGCATTGACTCATACGCTTGATAAACTTTTTAAATGCGACGCATGTGAGAAGAGTTTTTCACGCGTTTATGATCTTCGACAACATGCATTAAGTCATACAGGCGATAAACCCTTCAAATGCGAGACTTAA